In Streptomyces hawaiiensis, one genomic interval encodes:
- a CDS encoding MFS transporter produces MTQTTDAAAVRQPPKPTRARVHRAWFVAAVTFVTIIGAAAFRSVPGLLIDPLHAEFDWSRGTIGAAVSVNLALYGLTAPFAAALMDRFGIRRVVAVALTVIAAGSWLTVWMTAAWQLMLCWGLLVGLGSGSMALAFAATVTNRWFTERRGLVSGILTAASASGQLIFLPLLSWIIERYDWRPAAVTVALAALAVVPFVWLLLHDHPADVGLKPYGAAEFVPKPPPVPGAARRAVSVLLSAVRTGPFWLLAGTFAICGASTNGLIQTHFIPAAHDHHMPVQAAASLLAVIGVFDVVGTIASGWFTDRFEPRRLLAVYYALRGVSLMFLPLLLGPAVHPPMIFFIVFYGLDWVATVPPTLALCREHYGEDSAIVFGWVLASHQVGAALVAFLGGVARDTFGTYDVVWYASGALCAAAALMALVIRRRAAGEVAVA; encoded by the coding sequence GTGACCCAGACAACCGATGCGGCGGCTGTGCGGCAGCCGCCGAAGCCGACTCGTGCGCGGGTGCACCGCGCCTGGTTCGTCGCCGCCGTCACCTTCGTGACGATCATCGGCGCCGCCGCCTTCCGGTCCGTGCCGGGCCTGCTCATCGACCCGTTGCACGCCGAGTTCGACTGGTCGCGCGGCACGATCGGCGCCGCTGTCTCGGTGAATCTCGCGCTCTACGGTCTGACGGCCCCGTTCGCGGCGGCCCTGATGGACCGCTTCGGCATCCGCCGGGTCGTCGCGGTCGCCCTGACCGTGATCGCGGCCGGCTCCTGGCTCACCGTGTGGATGACCGCGGCCTGGCAGCTGATGCTGTGCTGGGGCCTGCTGGTCGGCCTCGGCTCCGGCTCCATGGCGCTGGCCTTCGCTGCGACCGTCACCAACCGCTGGTTCACCGAACGGCGCGGCCTGGTCAGCGGCATCCTCACCGCCGCCTCGGCCTCCGGCCAGCTGATCTTCCTGCCCCTGCTGTCCTGGATCATCGAGCGGTACGACTGGCGCCCGGCGGCCGTGACGGTCGCCCTCGCCGCCCTCGCGGTCGTGCCGTTCGTGTGGCTCCTGCTGCACGACCACCCGGCGGACGTGGGCCTGAAGCCGTACGGCGCCGCCGAGTTCGTGCCGAAGCCGCCGCCCGTCCCCGGCGCGGCCCGCCGGGCCGTGAGTGTCCTGCTCTCTGCCGTACGCACCGGCCCGTTCTGGCTGCTCGCCGGCACCTTCGCGATCTGCGGCGCCTCCACGAACGGTCTGATCCAGACCCACTTCATCCCCGCGGCCCACGACCACCACATGCCCGTGCAGGCCGCCGCCTCCCTGCTCGCGGTCATCGGCGTCTTCGACGTCGTCGGCACGATCGCCTCCGGCTGGTTCACGGACCGCTTCGAGCCGCGCCGCCTGCTGGCGGTGTACTACGCGCTGCGGGGCGTGTCGCTGATGTTCCTCCCGCTCCTGCTGGGCCCGGCGGTGCACCCCCCGATGATCTTCTTCATCGTCTTCTACGGCCTCGACTGGGTCGCCACCGTCCCGCCCACCCTCGCCCTGTGCCGCGAGCACTACGGCGAGGACAGCGCGATCGTCTTCGGCTGGGTCCTGGCCTCCCACCAGGTCGGAGCCGCCCTCGTCGCCTTCCTGGGCGGCGTCGCCCGCGACACGTTCGGCACGTACGACGTCGTCTGGTACGCGTCGGGGGCGCTGTGCGCGGCGGCGGCGCTGATGGCGCTGGTGATCCGGCGGAGGGCGGCGGGCGAGGTGGCGGTGGCCTGA
- a CDS encoding GlxA family transcriptional regulator, with translation MRRDPEFRPHRVAVLALDGLLPFELGIPHRIFGRPSDARRRRLYDVVTCSIRPPGPVRTDADFAIQVEHGPETLATADTVIVPASYELGPVFEQGVLTGELAAALAHIRPGTRLASICTGVYVLAAAGLLDGRPATTHWADADRFQRLFPRIEVDPDVLFIDDGDVLTSAGVAAGVDLCLHMVRRDHGTAVANDVARRMVVPPHRDGGQAQYIHRPVPDPQQATTTSARTWALRRLHEPIQLRDMAAQESMSVRTFTRRFREETGVSPGQWLTQQRVERARHLLESTDRSVDHVARDAGFGTAQSMRQHLQSALGVTPTAYRRTFRAEIDTAAALRR, from the coding sequence ATGCGTCGTGACCCGGAGTTCCGCCCGCACCGCGTCGCCGTCCTCGCCCTCGACGGCCTGCTCCCCTTCGAGCTGGGCATCCCGCACCGCATCTTCGGCCGCCCCAGCGATGCCCGGAGGCGCCGGCTGTACGACGTCGTCACCTGCTCGATCCGCCCGCCGGGCCCGGTGCGGACCGACGCCGACTTCGCCATCCAGGTCGAGCACGGCCCCGAGACCCTGGCCACCGCCGACACCGTGATCGTCCCGGCGTCGTACGAACTCGGCCCGGTCTTCGAGCAGGGCGTGCTCACCGGCGAACTGGCCGCCGCCCTCGCCCACATCCGCCCCGGCACCCGGCTCGCCTCGATCTGCACCGGCGTCTACGTCCTCGCCGCCGCCGGTCTCCTGGACGGCCGGCCCGCCACCACGCACTGGGCCGACGCCGACCGTTTCCAGCGGCTCTTCCCGCGGATCGAGGTCGACCCGGACGTCCTGTTCATCGACGACGGCGACGTCCTGACCTCCGCCGGTGTCGCGGCCGGCGTCGACCTGTGCCTGCACATGGTGCGCCGCGACCACGGCACGGCCGTCGCCAACGACGTGGCCCGCCGCATGGTCGTGCCGCCGCACCGCGACGGCGGCCAGGCGCAGTACATCCACCGGCCCGTGCCCGACCCGCAGCAGGCGACCACCACCTCGGCCCGCACCTGGGCCCTGCGCCGTCTCCACGAGCCGATCCAGCTGCGCGACATGGCCGCCCAGGAGTCCATGTCGGTGCGTACCTTCACCCGCCGCTTCCGCGAGGAGACCGGCGTCAGCCCCGGGCAATGGCTCACCCAGCAGCGCGTGGAGCGGGCCCGCCACCTTCTGGAGTCCACCGACCGCTCCGTCGACCACGTAGCGCGGGACGCGGGCTTCGGCACGGCCCAGTCGATGCGCCAGCACCTCCAGTCGGCCCTCGGCGTCACGCCCACCGCCTACCGGCGCACGTTCCGGGCGGAGATCGACACGGCGGCCGCGCTCAGAAGGTGA
- a CDS encoding Zn-dependent alcohol dehydrogenase, producing the protein MRGVIFDGKQVRVVTGLEVREPGPGEVRVAIAAAGLCHSDLSVVDGTIPFPVPVVLGHEGAGVVEAVGGGVTHVAPGEHVALSTLANCGTCAECDRGRPTMCRQAIGRPGRPFRHDGSPVHQFASNSAFAERTVVKAVQAVKIPDDIPLTSAALIGCGVLTGVGAVLNRARVDRGDSVLVIGTGGVGLNVLQGARLAGAGRIVAVDADPAKEEAARRFGATDFLTSTQGVRDLLPTGADHAFECVGRVELIRQAIDALDRHGQAILLGVPPATAEASFRVSSMYLDKSILGCRYGSSRPQRDIALYAGLYRRGRLLLDELVTRTYPVEEFEKAAADAEAGRVARAVLTF; encoded by the coding sequence ATGCGAGGCGTGATCTTCGACGGGAAGCAGGTCCGGGTCGTGACCGGCCTGGAGGTGCGCGAGCCCGGGCCGGGCGAGGTGCGGGTCGCGATCGCGGCGGCCGGACTGTGCCACAGCGATCTGTCGGTGGTGGACGGGACCATCCCCTTCCCCGTTCCCGTGGTGCTGGGCCATGAGGGGGCCGGGGTCGTGGAGGCGGTGGGTGGGGGTGTCACCCATGTCGCGCCCGGTGAGCATGTGGCGCTGTCCACCCTGGCCAACTGCGGCACGTGCGCCGAGTGCGACCGGGGCCGGCCGACCATGTGCCGGCAGGCCATAGGGCGCCCGGGCCGGCCGTTTCGCCACGACGGCTCGCCGGTGCACCAGTTCGCGTCGAACTCGGCGTTCGCCGAGCGCACGGTCGTCAAAGCCGTACAGGCGGTCAAGATCCCCGACGACATTCCGCTGACCTCGGCGGCGCTCATCGGGTGCGGGGTGCTGACCGGGGTGGGCGCCGTACTGAACCGGGCGCGGGTGGACCGCGGCGACAGCGTCCTGGTCATCGGAACGGGCGGCGTCGGCCTGAACGTGCTCCAGGGCGCGCGGCTCGCGGGCGCCGGGCGGATCGTGGCCGTCGACGCCGACCCGGCGAAGGAGGAGGCGGCACGCCGGTTCGGCGCGACCGACTTCCTGACGTCGACGCAAGGGGTGCGCGACCTCCTGCCCACGGGCGCCGACCACGCCTTCGAGTGCGTCGGCCGCGTGGAGCTGATCCGCCAGGCGATCGACGCCCTGGACCGGCACGGCCAGGCCATCCTGCTGGGCGTGCCCCCGGCCACGGCCGAGGCGTCCTTCCGCGTCTCCTCGATGTACCTCGACAAGTCCATCCTGGGCTGCCGCTACGGCTCCTCCCGCCCCCAGCGGGACATCGCCCTGTACGCCGGCCTGTACCGCCGAGGGCGCCTCCTGCTCGACGAACTGGTCACCCGGACCTACCCCGTCGAGGAGTTCGAGAAGGCGGCGGCGGACGCGGAGGCGGGGCGGGTGGCGCGGGCGGTGCTCACCTTCTGA
- a CDS encoding acyl-CoA dehydrogenase family protein, protein MEFGFGQEDEDFRAEARDWLAAHAKGHTDRRTWERTLGAAGWIGLGWGRDGYGNRRSTLTQQVVWAEEYARSVAPPRSGHIGENLLAPTLLAHGTDEQKSRFLPPIAAGEELWCQGYSEPGAGSDLAGIRTAAEREGRTYRVTGQKIWTSLAHEADWCFVLARTEPGSARHHGLTFLLVPMDQPGRIEVRPIRQMTGTSDFNEVFFDGAHAEHVVGGEGNGWRVAMSLLGFERGVSTLAQQIGFAEELGGVVRAAVASGAVRDPVVRERLVRQWAELRTMRWNALRTLGGSGDPGAPSVAKLLWAGWHQRLGELAVLVRGAAAGVGPADWSASAPYELDAAQHLFLFSRADTLYGGSDQIQRTIIAERVLGLPREPKGAV, encoded by the coding sequence GTGGAATTCGGGTTCGGGCAAGAGGACGAGGACTTTCGTGCCGAGGCGCGGGACTGGCTGGCGGCGCATGCCAAGGGCCACACCGACCGCCGCACGTGGGAGCGCACCCTCGGTGCCGCCGGGTGGATCGGGCTCGGGTGGGGCAGGGACGGCTACGGGAATCGCAGGTCGACCCTCACCCAGCAGGTCGTCTGGGCCGAGGAGTACGCGCGGTCGGTGGCGCCCCCGCGCTCCGGGCACATCGGGGAGAACCTGCTCGCCCCCACGCTCCTCGCCCACGGCACCGACGAGCAGAAGTCCCGGTTCCTGCCACCGATCGCCGCCGGTGAGGAGCTGTGGTGCCAGGGGTACAGCGAACCCGGAGCCGGTTCCGACCTGGCCGGTATCCGTACGGCCGCGGAGCGCGAGGGCCGTACGTACCGTGTGACCGGGCAGAAGATCTGGACGTCGCTCGCGCACGAGGCGGACTGGTGCTTCGTGCTGGCCAGGACCGAACCCGGCTCGGCGCGGCACCACGGGCTGACGTTCCTGCTCGTCCCCATGGACCAGCCCGGCCGGATCGAGGTCCGCCCCATCCGGCAGATGACGGGCACCAGCGACTTCAACGAGGTCTTCTTCGACGGCGCGCACGCGGAGCACGTCGTCGGCGGCGAGGGCAACGGCTGGCGCGTCGCCATGAGCCTGCTCGGCTTCGAACGGGGCGTGTCCACGCTGGCCCAGCAGATCGGGTTCGCCGAGGAACTGGGCGGTGTGGTGCGGGCGGCCGTCGCGTCGGGCGCGGTGCGGGATCCCGTCGTACGGGAGCGGCTCGTGCGGCAGTGGGCCGAGCTGCGGACGATGCGCTGGAACGCCCTGCGCACGCTGGGGGGTTCAGGTGACCCGGGTGCCCCGAGCGTGGCCAAGCTGCTGTGGGCCGGCTGGCACCAGCGGCTCGGGGAACTGGCGGTGCTGGTGCGGGGCGCGGCGGCAGGGGTGGGCCCCGCCGACTGGTCGGCCTCCGCGCCGTACGAACTGGACGCGGCGCAGCACCTGTTCCTCTTCTCCCGGGCCGACACCCTCTACGGCGGCTCGGACCAGATCCAGCGCACGATCATCGCCGAGCGCGTGCTCGGCCTGCCCAGGGAGCCCAAGGGAGCCGTGTGA
- a CDS encoding SDR family NAD(P)-dependent oxidoreductase, whose protein sequence is MGNFLAGKVVAVTGAGRGIGRAVALAAASEGARVVVNDYGVSVDGASPASEIAQAVVKEIEAAGGEAVAVADDISTMAGGQRVVDVALASYGRLDGVVCVAGILRERMLFNMTEEEWDPVVATHLKGTFTVFRAASAVMREQRSGTLIGFTSGNHQGSVSQANYSAAKGGIISLVRSAALGLHKYGVTANAVAPVARTRMSAGVPTELAEIGEPEDVAALVVYLLSDAAGRDGVTGQVYTVAGTKIAVWAQPRELRAAYASGGWTVERIAEFLPGSVGVDPMPMLERVAAMERAAVRGERPNAQ, encoded by the coding sequence GTGGGGAACTTCTTGGCAGGCAAGGTCGTCGCCGTCACGGGCGCAGGGCGGGGCATCGGGAGGGCGGTCGCGCTCGCGGCGGCGTCCGAGGGGGCGAGGGTCGTCGTCAACGACTACGGCGTCTCGGTCGACGGCGCGTCACCGGCGAGCGAGATCGCCCAGGCCGTGGTCAAGGAGATCGAGGCGGCGGGCGGGGAGGCCGTGGCCGTCGCCGACGACATCTCCACGATGGCGGGCGGGCAGCGGGTCGTCGACGTGGCGCTGGCGTCGTACGGACGACTGGACGGTGTGGTCTGCGTGGCCGGGATCCTGCGCGAGCGGATGCTGTTCAACATGACCGAGGAGGAGTGGGACCCGGTCGTCGCGACCCATCTGAAAGGCACCTTCACGGTGTTCCGGGCGGCCTCCGCGGTGATGCGCGAGCAGCGGTCCGGGACGTTGATCGGCTTCACCAGCGGCAACCATCAGGGGTCGGTGTCCCAAGCCAACTACAGCGCGGCCAAGGGCGGGATCATCTCCCTGGTGCGCAGCGCCGCGCTGGGGCTGCACAAGTACGGGGTGACGGCGAACGCGGTGGCGCCGGTCGCGCGGACCCGGATGTCGGCGGGAGTGCCGACGGAACTGGCCGAGATCGGGGAACCGGAGGATGTCGCCGCGCTGGTGGTGTATCTGCTGTCCGATGCGGCGGGGCGGGACGGGGTGACCGGGCAGGTGTACACGGTGGCCGGGACGAAGATCGCGGTGTGGGCGCAGCCGCGGGAGCTGCGTGCCGCGTATGCCTCCGGCGGATGGACGGTGGAACGGATCGCGGAGTTCCTGCCCGGGTCGGTGGGGGTGGATCCGATGCCGATGCTGGAGCGGGTGGCGGCGATGGAGCGGGCCGCCGTTCGAGGGGAGCGGCCCAACGCCCAGTAG
- a CDS encoding cyclase family protein: protein MSLPDAFHGIAKRVNNWGRWGSDDEIGTLNLITDEVVREAAATVRTGLRVPLALPLQQDGVQTGMIPGRVNPLHAMVQINQEIFGPGTVACSDDVVTMGLQAATHWDALPHISHSGRLYNGRPAHTVTPHGGAAFSGIGTVRHLVSRGVLLDVARARGTDRLGGGYAITPEDLDAAEELAGTRVRAGDIVLVRTGQIQACLAGDRHGYAYPSSGLSIRTPEWFHARDVAAVANDTLTFEVFPPEVEDLWLPVHALDLVEMGMPQGQNWNLEKLSTACGEVGRYAFLLTATPEPFTGATGSPVAPVAVL, encoded by the coding sequence ATGTCGCTGCCGGACGCGTTCCACGGCATCGCCAAGCGCGTGAACAACTGGGGGCGTTGGGGGTCCGACGACGAGATCGGCACCCTGAACCTGATCACCGACGAGGTCGTCAGGGAAGCCGCGGCGACCGTCCGCACCGGCCTGCGCGTCCCGCTCGCACTGCCCCTCCAGCAGGACGGCGTGCAGACCGGCATGATCCCCGGCCGCGTCAACCCCCTGCACGCCATGGTGCAGATCAACCAGGAGATCTTCGGCCCGGGCACGGTCGCGTGCAGCGACGACGTCGTGACCATGGGACTCCAGGCGGCCACCCACTGGGACGCGCTGCCCCACATCTCACACTCGGGCCGGCTCTACAACGGCCGCCCCGCCCACACCGTCACCCCGCACGGCGGCGCCGCATTCAGCGGCATCGGCACGGTCCGGCACCTCGTCTCGCGCGGGGTGCTGCTGGACGTCGCCCGGGCCCGCGGCACGGACCGGCTGGGCGGCGGGTACGCCATCACGCCCGAGGACCTGGACGCCGCCGAGGAGCTGGCGGGCACGCGGGTGCGGGCCGGTGACATCGTGCTCGTGAGGACCGGGCAGATCCAGGCCTGCCTGGCCGGGGACCGCCACGGATACGCCTATCCGTCGTCGGGGCTGTCGATCCGGACACCGGAGTGGTTCCACGCGCGCGATGTCGCGGCCGTCGCCAACGACACCCTGACCTTCGAGGTGTTCCCGCCCGAGGTGGAGGACCTCTGGTTGCCGGTGCACGCCCTCGACCTCGTGGAGATGGGCATGCCACAGGGCCAGAACTGGAATCTCGAAAAGTTGTCCACAGCCTGTGGAGAAGTGGGCCGGTACGCGTTCCTGCTGACGGCGACCCCCGAGCCGTTCACCGGGGCGACCGGCTCTCCGGTGGCACCCGTCGCCGTGCTGTAG
- a CDS encoding ATP-binding protein, with translation MQLEIRPDPAEVGRARRWARSRLAGSGIQADEPLAETLILLVSELVTNAVVHTGRPAVLRLSLPHVVTEESTVRLEVADRSGRAPVPRCAGDEATGGRGLALVDGLADRWGWSVESTGKRIWCELDRCSKSPDLAASCGGGAVTCGGGAAFEGLAYEAV, from the coding sequence GTGCAGCTGGAGATCCGGCCCGACCCCGCAGAAGTGGGGCGAGCCCGACGGTGGGCCCGCTCGCGCCTGGCCGGGTCCGGCATACAGGCCGACGAACCCCTCGCCGAGACGCTGATCCTGCTCGTCTCCGAGCTCGTCACCAACGCCGTGGTGCACACCGGCCGTCCCGCCGTCCTGCGGCTGTCCCTGCCGCACGTGGTGACGGAGGAGTCCACGGTCCGTCTCGAGGTCGCGGATCGCAGCGGCCGGGCCCCCGTGCCCCGGTGCGCCGGCGACGAAGCGACCGGCGGCCGGGGCCTGGCTCTCGTCGACGGCCTCGCCGACCGCTGGGGCTGGAGCGTCGAGTCCACCGGCAAGCGCATCTGGTGCGAACTGGACCGGTGCTCGAAGTCCCCCGACCTCGCGGCGTCGTGCGGAGGCGGCGCGGTGACGTGCGGCGGCGGGGCGGCATTCGAGGGTCTGGCGTACGAGGCGGTGTAG
- a CDS encoding acyl-CoA dehydrogenase, which yields MAACRCGAVRAGTGSAGAGRAGGPQWLDRRLWRVLGDLGFFALRVPEADGGVGLGLPEAVLVFEEAGRVLLPGPLIATHLAAGAVPGAATGETVVAAVDGGLVEWLAQADVVLGDATAAVPLRSLDPLTPLHRVPVRVADPVASLLTAAEQLGTATRVCELAAQHARVRQQFGRPIGTFQAVAHLCAGILVRAETARAAVYAAAVTADPADIAAARILADEAAVRGARDCLQVHGGMGFTWESEVHLHLKRAWVRTQRAGGVTESEELLATALTPGAA from the coding sequence GTGGCGGCGTGCCGTTGTGGAGCGGTCCGTGCCGGGACCGGCAGTGCGGGGGCGGGCCGTGCTGGGGGACCGCAGTGGCTCGACCGGCGGTTGTGGCGAGTCCTCGGTGACCTCGGGTTCTTCGCGCTGCGGGTGCCGGAGGCGGACGGTGGGGTCGGACTCGGGCTGCCGGAAGCCGTGTTGGTGTTCGAGGAGGCGGGGCGGGTGCTGCTGCCCGGGCCGCTCATAGCCACCCACCTCGCGGCCGGTGCCGTACCCGGCGCCGCCACCGGGGAGACGGTGGTGGCGGCCGTGGACGGCGGGCTCGTGGAGTGGTTGGCGCAGGCGGACGTCGTACTGGGGGACGCCACCGCAGCTGTGCCCCTGCGTTCACTCGACCCGCTGACGCCCCTGCACCGCGTGCCCGTTCGGGTCGCCGACCCCGTGGCAAGCCTCCTCACCGCCGCCGAGCAACTCGGCACGGCCACCCGCGTCTGCGAACTGGCGGCGCAACACGCCCGGGTGCGCCAGCAGTTCGGACGGCCCATCGGGACCTTCCAGGCGGTGGCGCATCTGTGCGCGGGGATCTTGGTCCGCGCGGAGACGGCCCGCGCCGCGGTGTACGCGGCCGCCGTCACCGCCGACCCGGCCGACATCGCCGCGGCCCGGATCCTCGCCGACGAGGCCGCCGTGCGCGGCGCCCGCGACTGTCTCCAGGTGCACGGCGGCATGGGCTTCACCTGGGAGTCCGAAGTCCATCTGCATCTGAAGCGCGCATGGGTTCGAACCCAGCGTGCGGGCGGTGTTACGGAGAGTGAGGAACTGCTCGCGACCGCTCTGACGCCCGGAGCGGCCTGA
- a CDS encoding acyl-CoA dehydrogenase, which produces MDLSYTPEEEDFRARLRDWLAKTLPDLPPKPSPGDWPGRRAYDLGWQRRLHDAGYADVHWDGTPGVRLIFLEETEKAGAPYVGANFVGLLHAGPTIAAEGTDEQRARWLPPILRGEEVWCQGFSEPEAGSDLAALRTRAWRDGHDYVVSGSKIWTSHAEVADWCELLVRTDPEAPRHRGITWLALPMDTPGITVRPLRTLAGSAEFAEVFLDEVRVPVRNRVGEENDGWRVTMVTLSFERGTAFAGEVVACRRVLAELAVEARENGRWDDPALRRRLGRLNAEFRALWRLTQWNVSAAEASGGVPGAGGSVFKLRYSQARQELYDAAAEVLGPDCLDLDRPWTLDRLSSLSYTIAAGTSQIQHSIIAERVLGLPKGR; this is translated from the coding sequence ATGGACCTGTCGTACACGCCCGAGGAGGAGGACTTCCGGGCCCGGCTGCGGGACTGGCTCGCGAAGACGCTCCCGGATCTGCCGCCCAAGCCGTCCCCCGGCGACTGGCCGGGCCGGCGGGCGTACGACCTCGGCTGGCAGCGCAGGCTCCACGACGCCGGGTACGCCGACGTCCACTGGGACGGCACACCGGGCGTCCGCCTGATCTTCCTGGAGGAGACCGAGAAGGCCGGCGCGCCCTATGTGGGCGCCAACTTCGTGGGGCTGCTGCACGCCGGCCCGACCATCGCCGCCGAGGGCACGGACGAGCAGCGGGCACGCTGGCTGCCGCCGATCCTGCGCGGCGAGGAGGTCTGGTGCCAGGGCTTCAGCGAACCGGAGGCCGGTTCCGACCTCGCGGCCCTGCGCACGCGCGCGTGGCGTGACGGCCACGACTACGTGGTGAGCGGCTCCAAGATCTGGACCTCCCACGCGGAAGTCGCCGACTGGTGCGAGCTGTTGGTCCGCACCGACCCCGAGGCGCCCAGGCACCGGGGCATCACGTGGCTCGCCCTGCCCATGGACACGCCGGGCATCACCGTACGGCCGCTGCGCACGCTCGCCGGGTCGGCCGAGTTCGCCGAGGTGTTCCTCGACGAGGTGCGGGTGCCGGTGCGCAACCGGGTCGGCGAGGAGAACGACGGCTGGCGCGTGACCATGGTGACGCTGTCCTTCGAGCGGGGCACGGCCTTCGCGGGTGAGGTCGTCGCCTGCCGCCGGGTCCTGGCCGAACTGGCCGTGGAAGCCCGTGAGAACGGCCGCTGGGACGACCCGGCACTCAGGCGCCGGCTGGGCAGGCTCAACGCGGAGTTCCGGGCGCTGTGGCGGCTCACGCAGTGGAACGTCAGTGCGGCGGAGGCGTCGGGCGGGGTGCCGGGCGCCGGCGGCTCGGTCTTCAAGCTCCGCTACTCGCAGGCCCGCCAGGAGCTCTACGACGCCGCCGCCGAGGTGCTCGGCCCCGACTGCCTCGACCTGGACCGGCCGTGGACCCTCGACCGGCTGTCCTCCCTCTCCTACACCATCGCGGCCGGCACCTCGCAGATCCAGCACAGCATCATCGCCGAGCGCGTCCTCGGCCTGCCGAAGGGACGGTGA
- a CDS encoding amidohydrolase family protein — translation MATELPRIISVDDHVIEPAHLFDTWLPAKYRDRGPKALTAGIGELAYIGGKYRITMDPDGQPTDWWIYEDLKFPYKRNIAAVGFDRDEMTLEGITREEMRPGCWDPKERLKDMDLNHVEASLCFPSFPRFCGQTFAEAHDKEVALACVRAYNDWMVEEWCGDSGGRLIPLCLIPLWDVGLAVAEIRRNAVRGVRAVTFSEIPTHLGLPSIHSGYWDPFFAVCEETGTVVNMHIGSSSQMPAASPDAPPAVQASLSFNNAMASMMDFLFSGVLVRYPRLKLAYSEGQMGWVPYALERADDVWEEHRAWGGVRDTIPEPPSTYYYRQMFCCFFRDKHGVASIDVVGRDNATFETDYPHVDSTFPHTKEVALDHVKGLDDETVYKLMRGNAIRMLGLDLDR, via the coding sequence ATGGCCACAGAACTGCCTCGCATCATCAGCGTCGACGACCACGTGATCGAGCCCGCCCACCTCTTCGACACCTGGCTGCCGGCCAAGTACCGCGACCGCGGCCCGAAGGCACTGACCGCCGGGATCGGTGAACTCGCCTACATCGGCGGCAAGTACCGCATCACCATGGATCCGGACGGCCAGCCCACCGACTGGTGGATCTACGAGGACCTGAAGTTTCCGTACAAGCGCAACATCGCCGCCGTCGGCTTCGACCGGGACGAGATGACCCTGGAGGGCATCACCCGTGAGGAGATGCGGCCCGGCTGCTGGGATCCGAAAGAGCGTCTGAAGGACATGGACCTCAACCATGTCGAGGCCAGCCTCTGCTTCCCGAGCTTCCCGCGGTTCTGCGGCCAGACCTTCGCCGAGGCCCACGACAAGGAGGTCGCCCTCGCCTGTGTGCGCGCCTACAACGACTGGATGGTCGAGGAGTGGTGCGGCGACAGCGGCGGGCGGCTCATCCCGCTGTGCCTGATCCCGCTGTGGGACGTCGGCCTGGCGGTCGCCGAGATCCGCCGCAACGCCGTGCGCGGGGTGCGGGCGGTGACCTTCTCCGAGATCCCCACCCACCTCGGGCTGCCGTCCATCCACTCCGGCTACTGGGACCCCTTCTTCGCGGTCTGCGAGGAGACCGGGACGGTCGTCAACATGCACATCGGATCGTCCTCGCAGATGCCGGCCGCCTCCCCGGACGCGCCGCCCGCCGTCCAGGCCTCGCTCAGCTTCAACAACGCGATGGCCTCGATGATGGACTTCCTCTTCAGCGGGGTCCTGGTGCGGTACCCGCGCCTGAAACTCGCCTACTCCGAGGGCCAGATGGGCTGGGTCCCCTACGCCCTGGAGCGCGCCGACGACGTCTGGGAGGAGCACCGCGCCTGGGGCGGCGTGCGCGACACGATCCCCGAGCCGCCGTCGACGTACTACTACCGGCAGATGTTCTGCTGCTTCTTCCGCGACAAGCACGGAGTGGCGTCGATCGACGTGGTCGGCCGGGACAACGCCACCTTCGAGACCGACTACCCGCACGTCGACTCGACCTTCCCGCACACCAAGGAGGTCGCCCTCGACCACGTCAAGGGCCTCGACGACGAGACGGTGTACAAGCTGATGCGGGGCAACGCCATCCGGATGCTCGGCCTGGACCTCGACCGCTGA